The DNA segment CTTTTATTAAATGTGTTTTGAAATTCATATTTTTGCTATCTATGCATTATAAATTTAACGGGTTTTCATTTTATATTGAGATTTAAATCAAACTATAATTTTttgattaataatatttttgtcctatttattttttttttaaaaaaaaatttataagtaTCTTTAGGCAATTTTAATACATTCTAACTTGTGATGATTTTATTGGTCTCAAGACTGATCGTGCACAAGTAAATATAATAGAAAAatgatattataaatttatcatGTTTTACGTGGTTATGATTGTAAAGAAATCGATCTCGCTGTAATTAagttcaaataaatttaaccagtcattaatatttattattgacAGATATTATAAGCGAAAATCGAGAACTCtcgataaattaaattttgtttggaATTGTATTGGACAGTCATAAGAATCGAAAACCCGAAATAATTTagcagatttttttttaatttttttaaaaagtttgcAGACAATGTTTGTAGAAATCGAAATATTgaaattatacatttttctacaATTGTTAATAATGACTATTGACTAAtcgtatatttttaatatatatataatgaaatttTCTACTTTTAGCAATAACGTCCCATACAATACATTTTTTAATTCACATTTGCTGCAAATGGGGCTGCCTCtcataactttttttttttgggttacaaatgagatatttcattaacGAATTGAACGTcttaattttattcattttgttGAAAATGTGGAATTGAAATCAATTTTGacaacataatatatcaataggattgatataaatttttttccacTTTATAAATACTTATGATacagatatttatttatatatcatttgcttaaattattaattactaGCTGTGTCTACTTATGTTGAATGTGAAAACAATAACAATGAAAGCAATATTATGATATTTGTTGAATTTTTTACTCTTGAAATTTGATCGGTTATATTTTCTATATATCATGTCATCAGTCAATTTTTATTCTTAACTTATTAATTCGCGCTATCacatttagttatttttaatcaATGACATGTCATCGAAAAATGATGACGTTAATAAAATTTACTGACATGACAACGAATATTGATGAAGTGTCCAACAAATGTCGAATTAGATCTCAggtaaaaatgaataaaatttttaaaaatacaagtTGATGGGATAAAAGTCATAAAACTAAGAACTGACGATAAAATGAGATATAATTAAAAACGTACAACATAATTCTTTATCAAAGACAAAAATAAAaggtaaatttatttttaaaaaatatagaaaTATATGAAGTGCCTAAACTTATTCAGTTTCTGCCGCCGTTGTTTTTTGCTATCTAAATTTGTGACTTGTCTACTGAAGAATTTTTATGAGAGAGTGAAATAcaattttagaaaaattgtaattttagtcccttaaattgatttgttttggTTTATAGTGCTTTAATTTATCAAAGTTAGTAACtttaattttgttttggttttttgTTTGACCCAAAACCTATAAAATCCGTCAAATATGGTTTATTGATAGTGATACTCTCTCACGCGAATATCACCATATTGGTGCAAAAAAGGAAAGGGAAAATAAAGCAAACGCCGTCCAAAACTTCAAAATGATAGGAAAAATTAAAGTTTGTCGATTccctttatttttgtttatcgTATAATATAGACTTTTTTGGTTACGTTTAGGATCTATATCCGTGAGATCGATTTATACGATTCACGTCTATTGTGAAAAGTTATAcgtttgacataaaaaaaataatatatttttatgagtcGGCTCGGGTAGGAgatccgtctcacaaaattgaccagTGAGACTGTTTGTCTCATATGAATTTTTGTATATATAGGAGTAGATGTGTCAAAATGGGTTAAGCCTGTCGGGTTGGTCTGTCCCATCCCGCTGTACAAACTAGGTGGGTTGAGCTGACAATTTCCCAACCCACCAAATGGCAGGCTGACCCGCCCCATCctgcctaatggtgggttgtggGCTGTGGGTTGTTGCGGGTCAGACCATCAAAATCCGCCAAATTACAAGTAAGTCCGTTGGGTTGACCGCTCTGCCATCTAAAATAAGTGGGTTGAGTTGGTGTTTTTCAACCCTATTAAAAGGTGGTTCGCTCCATCGCCCCGCATAATGGTGGATTGCGGTGGGTTGTGAATCGACCCGTCCTGCTAGCCCATTTTGATACTTATATATAGGAAGACAAACGGttatatttttagaaaatgtGATATAACTTTTTTACAAAATGTGATATAACTTTAACAAATCATTAATTTATTGTATTAACGATTATATGGAGTACTTGTAGCAATTTTCAGAAAACTGTTATCTTAATAAGATTCATATTTTAACCCAAACTGGGactgaaaaattattattatgtataaaaaaattattgtgctAAACACATGCAAGTCTCAGAATATCTTTCCAATAGTTGGCATGAAAGAATCCCTGTAAAGTCTATACACATTGGACCCCCTGCAGGCTCTGAAAGTGGGCAGCTCCAAGTTGTCGGATGGAAGACCAAACAAGTTAGAATACAATTAAGTTCAAAGATTTTAAATGGAAAAGAGGGGCAATAATAATGTGACCACATATGACATTTTCACAAGGAATAACCAAAAATGATAAGGAATCCTAAATGATAAGCATGGTATGTATCTCGAGAGGTATCATTCACAaaagaaagaaaggaaaaaaaaaaaaaaagattcctCCAAAGTTGTGGAAGCTTTAAAGATTTACTTAGTTCCGGTTCGCGTTTCGGACCAGTTATGCCAtgaaattcgaaaccctaaattAATAAGTTGGATATATAAAAGGTCATTCAATCACGTTATAACTTTGTTATGAGCACATCGATCCCAATTCCCATCTCCAAATTTCTCAAACCATTAATTAATGAAAAGTCAAAGTTAGAAACCGGTCACTAAAATTGACTTCAAATTAAAACCTAGAATTAATTAACTCCCCATTCTTATCAAAAGTGCATAGAATAATTAATGCATGGAATCTTTTACCAAAGAATCCCTTGAGAAAGATCTCTTTCAACAGGATCCTAATTCCAAGTTGCATGTGGGACTTAAAGTTGGTGACAAAGAAATGCAAACCAATCACCAAGATTAAATTTACTCGACACCAACGTGGATGATAAGGATTCTATATGTTTCGCCATCATCTTTCACCACCAAAGAATATCTTTTGGGAATCACGATCGATCGGtttaatttcttctttttttcttataaattaATCAGAATTTGGCtgacttgattaattgttttataGGTTTGGGACTTCGAGAATCAAGAAAAGTCCTGCAATATCCCATTTCAAAGCTTTCATAATAATCatccaaaaccaaaaaaataaaataaaataaaatctattcACATTTATGAGGAAATTAagaaatgaaatatatatacacactaaATTTTATCCCTCTGACTCCTCCGGTACGTACAGCTAGAGCCAATTGGATTATGATCTGCAATTGGCACAATTGCACAAAATacaagaaaaaaattgaaagtgAAGTACGTACGTACGTACATGCATGTGTAATATTATCCTGTAAGCGCAGTGCTATGCTGGCTGTGGCCTGTGACTGTGAGCCATTTGATTTTGTGGTTAAATGACATGACAAGATTCTCTGTAAAGATATACAAGCTCGGGGGCCACATTTTACCTGTGAACTCTGCTCAAGAAATAAAAAAGTGCTAACTCGAACCAGCTGGCCTGAATATTTCACTTTTTACCCACCGTGAATATATATGTATCTGCATGTCACGTTATGTACACACTACATAAAACCATCTAAAAAGCCAATGGGTAAAATTTTCCTTTTGCCTTTTTGTTTTTGCTGTTGATTCAAATCTTATCTGATTTTCGGACCTTTTTTTATCACCTGAAGAGTTGGACCACTGGCCAATGCTATAAATACAGCAGCAAACCGACCCATATAGGCACATCTATCGCAACACGTACAATATTTTCCTTACTAATTATAtataaagcaaaaaaaaaataaaattatatataatgggTTCGAATTCGACGACATGGACGGAGAAGGAAAACAAGAGGTTCGAGGATGCGTTAGCGGATTTCGACAAGAACTCGCCGGAGCGGTGGAACCGTCTGGCCAGAGCGGTGGGGGGGAAGACCGTGGAGGAGGTGAAATGCCATTACCAGAAGCTTGCCGAAGATCTTGATCACATTGAGAATGGGAAAGTGCCTCTTCCCAATTACAAATCTTATGCTGAAAATGGCAAAGGatcatataataaatttatcaacGATCAGGAACAAAGGTTCTAATTTAAGATCACAcaatatgattttttattaattattaattatatatatttataaataaataaatataatatttgttgGCAGGCTGAAGTATCTGAAGCTCCAATAAAGTAAATTAAAGCCCAATTAAGAGCGCACAGATCCTGCTTCCACGCGACTCATGTGAAGGGAAATTGTATAAaccaaaatcaaataattaattatcttGAGCATATTATAAATATGTAATGTAATTTGTGTTTCGCATTATCAATGTTAATATTATATTCTATGATTCtgcatattaattaattatctaaCCTAGAACTAGCTATTCTCAACGGTTTACAATTCACGTGGGGCCGGcagattaaaaaaaatgcataatttaatataattctacaaaaaaaaaatgataatttgttaaatatttttcatgaattaaaatttatttcacGCGTGTGTAATATATAAGGAACTTCCACTGGGATACAAGAAAAGTTAtatgagataaaaaaaaaaagtcaatataactttggttaaatattttatttaatccataatatttcaaaaaatattttattattaagttATATATCACAATACATGTGCAAACAGGTACCAAGTACGTAACGAACTATTCGGACCCATCCTCTTCTTCGTAAACTTTCCTCCACTCCTTTGACTTCTGCAGCTCAGCTCCGAAGCCATGGACGGAGGATCAGGCGGCGGCCAATCTCAGGAAACTGCCtcctccgccgccgccgccacgGTCGGCGTGCGGATCCACCATGGCCGCAGCCTGCCGGACTTCCTTCAAAGTGTCAACTTGAAGTACGTTAAACTCGGGTACCATTACTTGATCTCCCATTTGTTGACTCTCTGTTTAATCCCCTCGATGATCATCGTAATCATCGAAGCTTCTCAAATGGATCACAACGACCTCCGTCAATTATGGCTTCATTTGCGATACAATCTGGCTTCTGTTGTAGTTTGCTCCGCCTTTCTCGTATTCGGATCCACGGTCTACATCatgacccgacccagacccgTCTACCTGGTCGATTACTCCTGCTACCGCGCCCCGGATCGTTTGAAGGCTCCGTTCCAGACTTTCATGGAGCATTCGCGATTAACGGGGGATTTTGACGAGTCTTCGCTCGAATTTCAGAGGAAAATCCTCGAAAGGTCGGGTCTTGGGGATGACACCTACGTTCCGGAGGCGATGCATTTCCTCCCGCCGACGCCGTCTATTCAGGCGGCCAGGGAGGAGGCGGAGCAGGTAATGTACGGTGCACTGGATAATTTGTTTGCTTATACGAATTTGAAGCCTAAGGATATTGGGATTTTGGTAGTGAATTGTAGCTTGTTTAATCCCACACCTTCGTTATCTGCCATGATTGTTAACAAGTACAAGTTGAGGGGAAATGTTAGGAGTTTTAACTTAGGGGGAATGGGGTGTAGTGCAGGGGTGATTGCAGTTGATTTAGCTAAGGATTTGTTACAAGTTCATAGGAATACTTATGCCATTGTGGTGAGCACTGAAAACATCACCCAGAATTGGTATTTTGGGAACAAGAAATCGATGTTGATACCGAATTGTCTGTTTCGAGTAGGGGGTGCCGCGGTTTTGTTGTCTAATAAAACAGGGGATAAGGCAAGGGCCAAGTACAAGCTTGTTCATGTGGTGAGAACCCATAAAGGATCGGATGATAAGGCTTTCAGGTGTGTGTATCAGGAGCAGGACGACGCGGGGAAAACCGGTGTTTCTTTGTCGAAAGATCTCATGGCTATAGCCGGAGGGGCTCTAAAGACTAATATCACCACATTGGGTCCTCTGGTGCTTCCCATAAGTGAGCAGCTCTTGTTCTTCGCGAAATTGATACTTAAGAAGTTTTTGAGCAAGAATGTGAAGCCTTATATCCCGGATTTTAAGCTGGCTTTCGATCATTTCTGTATACATGCTGGGGGAAGGGCTGTGATCGATGAGCTGGAAAAGAACCTGCAGCTGATGCCGGTTCATGTGGAAGCTTCGAGAATGACTCTGCACCGGTTCGGGAACACTTCTTCCAGCTCCATCTGGTACGAGCTTGCTTACATTGAAGCCAAGGGAAGAATGCGGAGGGGCCATAGAGTGTGGCAGATTGCTTTTGGGAGTGGTTTCAAATGTAACAGTGCGGTGTGGGAGGCGATTCGCAATGTTAAAACCTCTAGAAACAGCCCTTGGGCAGATTGCATCGATAAGTATCCTGTGGAAGTAGTATCTTAGCATAACAAAACacataattgtctgttttaacACTTGGTATTGTGTAGTTTAAGGCCACTTCTTTATTCAATAATATGATCAGGAACTTCGGTCGAACGTCATTAAATCTTCGTTCCGTCCCCGGTCTTCTCAGTTTCATCTTAAAAAATGCATCAGATCTTaacatttattttacatcagTTCGTTGCCTACATTTGCACTTAGAAAAATCAATGTATATGTGTATCTAAGCCCATAAGAAAGTATTTGTGGCTGACTATAGTCGGCTACAGATGTAGATCTTGTCCTGTTTTAACATTATTTGAAAGCTGGCACCAATATGTTGTAGTAGTCGTTAGAGAATTTTTAAGTAATAATGTCGGGGCATGCTTTGTTTTGTCTCTTTGAATTGTCGCCTGTGAAACTTGAGAATCTAGTGATGCTATTTCATTTGCCCAAGAGCCGACCGACAAATGTTAATTTCTGCGGATTTTAAAAGTAGCTTCCCTCCACCACATTACAATAATCAATTTTTAATCTCTAATTAAGTtaatttactaaaataaaatttttttttatcatatctTACAAAGATATATActctttaattttatttttttttgccttCTCTATTCGCCGTCAATTTCTCCTTTTCAAATTCCCAGTTTCATTATCTCATTTAATTTCGTACGAAAAAGGTTTTCGAACTTGtcgattattttttttcaaacaaatatgaattttttttcgaCATATTTGTTTTACACAAATAATAATTGTTTTACGTTTATATTTTTGTAAATGCGTTGATAATGATATAAGGCAAaccatttgtttttttaaacaaatacaaACTATTATTTTGTCCATGATGAATACATCATACATGTCTACAATTAATTgctttaattttgattttttttatttttttttatatattttgactTGATTATTGTCATGACTCCTCccataattttgatttttttttataaaattatgaaGTGGAAGTAGGGGGGCTTTTGTGCGATTTATTGGAGTTGTGTAACTAGATAtgtgtgaaatttttttatttttatgaattaggTATTAAAGCATTTTGTgtttttgatataaaataatgTACGCATATAAATATGCAGTTTATGTATTAGAGTATAATTTTTTCACGGGATGGatcacaaaattttattttaaattgtttatttatttttttgtttattgtttCAATATTTCTTACTCACAAATATACGAtgtcaaattttaataaaaattaaatagagTATCGTTCTCAAAAGAGGTATTAGAGTATATATATGACATATATAAGGTAAAgtgtttaataaaaaaatttatttttaaaaatatgactTTGAAACGGGCTAGAACTATTAATTCCCTCATTTCAGTTGGATTGATATGATTTTATTGATAAATAATTTTCGTACTATTAAATTATTTGAGTACAATGTAGGAtacatttgaataaataatatgatttttttttttgctctaacatgtttatctctttatgattttgatcttctatgttgtcaaatttcagttttagtatgttatttttgttttttttctttttgtgtGTGTGGCAATTTAGTCCTTTTTTCGATCTGACATTGACATGAAAATAATGCACTACTAACGTAGCGTTAATGTGTATAGTGTCTATAACGCTTTTTATTTGTTATGATAAGCATATgattattaataattttgtCAATATCATATTTACTTGTTTTTTTATGGCTCATATTGACTCATAAAACTCATCTTcatttacttaatttaaactttaaaccTTGATGATTTCTCACAAATGAAACGTGTgatatcattttttaaatatgtatcttttcaattgaaaaaaattacattaatatcatttacttcccaaaaataattatgaaaaaccaatttaaaaaattataaaacattgataaaaattcaaatattttatgatatatttaataccttttatttgattttaatatatgaaaaattcatttaaaatttataaaacatgaataaaaattataataatttaagataagattaatacatttcattagaatttattttattcatataatttttttaactcaatttattaattttttttgaaaataaataatatttatactcaaaaaatttggtgaattaaaataatttacatgtagatcaataataatttatatttttcaataaaaatcataattttaattttacaaatacaaattaaaaataagattatatGTTATACGCAAAAGACAAAATTGTAATTCGTCActtaatcataacttaaattaaaaaattgatcGATCATAGTAAACGTGTTATTGTTTATACATTAGTATTCCACATCCTATAAAATTGGTTTAATAGTATTAGTATTATTATCGATATATAATCTATCTCACTAAATAAACAACCTCAATGAAAATGATAAAAATtgttaacaataaaaaaattaatggactaaaactaaaatttgacaaGGAGAGCATCAAAATCACAAACTGACAAAATTTCACGACCAAACATGCAGTTTTTttctaaataataatatatttagttTGATATATGGGTAATTTATAATTCAGTCCCTAGATCTAAACTTAAATTGATAATCAGTTCCTGTCAGaaaaaaaactttgtttaaactctctgggcccacatgttttgtttcggatgaaatttggtacaaaacatgaaaaatatggtacaaatatatgatatttgagtatcaaatgtgttagatctagtataaatatatgatttttgagtactaaaaaatattgatattaataacacatttatcttatttggatgaaaatcggtacaaaacattgaaaatatggtacacaTATGTGATTTTTTAGTACCCAATGTGTTATatctggtacaaatatatgatttttgagtactcaaacacatgttgcaagttcacattaataaagatgtttagattttatactcaaaattatattttttgtactcgatcttgaacaattagtgctcaaatatcttgtatttgtaccatattttcaatgttttgtacttaattttatcCGAGAAAAATAATGTGGGCCCAGGGAGTGCCAACAAATTTTTCTGAAAAGGGACTGATTCTTAATTTGCTTTTGGATTTAGGGACTGGACACCAATTCACCCTTGATATATTGACAttttaaaatatgatattatactttaatttaaataaaaataaaatataaaaaataatttcataatTTGAATTCATTGATTTGATTATTGATAAATAATTAGTATTATGCGGAATAGATAGCCAAACGTTAAATAAATTGAATtactaattttttatttcttttttgagAGTTATTACTAGTCTTATCAAGCCAATCAACTGCAACTAAGTGCTGCTCGTGAGCTCGTCATATGATTCAAAGCAAACAttggcttaaaaaaaattaataaataaaaaataaaaattcacatACGAAAATTCCGAATATCAGTATTATACTCTATATTATTAAACTCGAAGGACTTAAAGCAACTACTTTGATATCTTTGTgtgttatttgataaacaaaaaataacattttctaaaattacaaatttcatctaataaaaaatcatgaaacctattatatataatatatatatcttatctaAAGCTATCAtatctaaataaattatatatttatctttattcatattttttaattttaaatgttCATAATGCCATAAAAAAAGAATTATGATTTAAAaacagttttaaaattttaaatttaatacaaTCTACAAATTGTTTACACAAAAATTAttccaaataaaaaatttaccaTAAATAGATCAAGTTTGGGAAACCTGATTCTCCTTATTTCTTTTAGACTcattaaaatatgtttttagATGAAATAGCTGTCGAACTATGCCTATCTAAAACACAAAAATGGACTTGTCTCACGCACAAAATGAAGTCATTTGAAcagcagaaaaataaaaatcaagaaagCATTAATTCTCATGTGAAGGAGAACTGGATTTCCTCCAAAGTTTTCCCTTTAGTCTCTGGAACCCAAATTGCCACAAATGCCACTGTCAAAAGGCTCACTATCATGTAAATAGCGAAAGTTCCTGCAAATATACAGAACCtgtaacacccgatatttttaatacgtaaattcgcatgcataattagagattttatttatttaaaattttagattatgggttaaataattatgtgaaattatttgtgcatgatttaagttatttttaagcatttaacccataattagtgattttcatgatttatggatatttaattattttatcgcgttgacgggaccgtgaACGGACGAAATGACAACTtttcacccaaattattttatgagtcttttaggagcccaaaaatattattttgagttttattttctcaaaattttcagtatttaattttatatatttttaggagtccgtttttatttaaattaagccaaaatattgactttttattatctttaaaatttccaaaaattataatttcgggatttatgtttttttttagattagtaggtattttaaaagtttaaaatcttatttgtatgttatattatctacctaatgaTTTTTATTCTAAATTATTAACCTATTTTAAAACCTAGACTAAACCTACCCCCAACCCCACGCCCTTCACCATCAGCCGCCCCACCTCCactctccatcatcttcttcattgtGTCAACAGCCAAGgagactccatagccacgttttgaaggtccaaagcaagCCAtcttcgtcccgtcgtcccggaaacgtctaCGCAATTTCGTTCTTTTAATTCTTCGGTGAAAAACATGTTTTTCTTCCTCTTTTTCGTGCCATATCAGTGTTTAATTGTGTGTGTCGTGTATGTATTgtttagtccttgaaattttTCAGAAAGCGAGTTGGAAGTGAATGTATACGCTTGGTTCTTGGATTTCATAACTCATGGCTCACGTTTTCATAGCATGGCTTGGTCCAGGACTGAGGGTTCGGTCAGGGGGTGTCTTAGGGTGCCTAAGGATCGAACCAGGGCCAGGTAGCATGCTGTTTAAGGGCTGGCCGATCAGATCTTCATGTAAGGGGCTTGTGTGCGCCGGGTAGGGTTTAGTGGAAGAGGGCTTGGTTCGAGCCATGCAGGGGCTAGCCGAGGGTGGGGCTGACCaggttaggaccggcaggaccctgggta comes from the Henckelia pumila isolate YLH828 chromosome 1, ASM3356847v2, whole genome shotgun sequence genome and includes:
- the LOC140876061 gene encoding 3-ketoacyl-CoA synthase 4-like, with amino-acid sequence MDGGSGGGQSQETASSAAAATVGVRIHHGRSLPDFLQSVNLKYVKLGYHYLISHLLTLCLIPSMIIVIIEASQMDHNDLRQLWLHLRYNLASVVVCSAFLVFGSTVYIMTRPRPVYLVDYSCYRAPDRLKAPFQTFMEHSRLTGDFDESSLEFQRKILERSGLGDDTYVPEAMHFLPPTPSIQAAREEAEQVMYGALDNLFAYTNLKPKDIGILVVNCSLFNPTPSLSAMIVNKYKLRGNVRSFNLGGMGCSAGVIAVDLAKDLLQVHRNTYAIVVSTENITQNWYFGNKKSMLIPNCLFRVGGAAVLLSNKTGDKARAKYKLVHVVRTHKGSDDKAFRCVYQEQDDAGKTGVSLSKDLMAIAGGALKTNITTLGPLVLPISEQLLFFAKLILKKFLSKNVKPYIPDFKLAFDHFCIHAGGRAVIDELEKNLQLMPVHVEASRMTLHRFGNTSSSSIWYELAYIEAKGRMRRGHRVWQIAFGSGFKCNSAVWEAIRNVKTSRNSPWADCIDKYPVEVVS